The proteins below come from a single Ictidomys tridecemlineatus isolate mIctTri1 chromosome 8, mIctTri1.hap1, whole genome shotgun sequence genomic window:
- the Usp45 gene encoding ubiquitin carboxyl-terminal hydrolase 45 isoform X9, with amino-acid sequence MKKLEKKSKISTVKDPFIDISLPIIEERVSKPVLLGKMSKYRSLQETDPDQYSGTVTIENTQPRAAKKHSSSKDKNQLTHDRNHIRKLSSGEEKTVFIYQKNENLETSGELSIYANIVSTESSLNESPTDGSEKEACHSESSADADSEASESESASKQTVLLRSSSESCMYTDGHLHHPSASELPHPKETDSGDEEMAEAISELCLSSTVIGNRDFDRESQPPSVSSNLCFSEEKHMRSHSSQNAFQTLSQSYVTTSKECSVQSCLYQFTSMELLMGNNKLLCENCTEKKQKYQKENNSAEKKAEGVYTNARKQLLISAAPAILILHLKRFHQAGLSLRKVNRHVDFPLTLDLAPFCSAACKNVSVGDKVLYGLYGIVEHSGSMRGGHYTAYVKVRVPSRKLLEHITGKKNVSGLKEPDSESGGQWVHVSDTYVQVVPESRALSAQAYLLFYERIL; translated from the exons atgaagaaactagaaaaaaagtcaaag atctCCACTGTGAAAGATCCTTTCATTGATATTTCACTTCCTATAATAGAAGAAAgg GTATCAAAACCTGTGCTTTTGggaaaaatgagtaaatatagAAGTTTACAGGAGACAGATCCTGATCAGTACAGTGGCACTGTTACTATAGAAAATACTCAACCCAGAGCTGCCAAGAAGCATTCTTCATCAAAAGATAAG AATCAACTAACTCATGACAGAAACCATATAAGAAAATTGTCATCTGGGGAAGAGAAAACTGTTTTTAtatatcagaaaaatgaaaaccttgaAACCAGTGGGGAGTTGTCAATATATGCAAACATCGTGAGTACTGAGTCGTCTCTGAATGAAAGCCCTACGGATGGTAGTGAAAAAGAAGCCTGTCATTCTGAAAGTAGTGCTGATGCAGACAGTGAGGCTTCAGAATCTGAAAGTGCTTCAAAGCAGACTGTGCTACTTAGATCCAGCAGTGAATCCTGTATGTACACAGATGGGCACCTTCACCACCCATCTGCAAGTGAACTGCCACACCCCAAGGAGACTGACAGTGGTGATGAGGAAATGGCTGAAGCAATTTCTGAACTTTGTTTGAGCAGCACTGTAATTGGAAATAGAGATTTTGACAGAGAAAGTCAGCCACCCAGTGTTTCAAGTAATTTATGTTTTTCAGAGGAGAAGCATATGAGGTCTCACAGTTCCCAGAATGCTTTTCAGACCCTTTCTCAGAGCtatgtaactacttctaaagaatgtTCGGTTCAGTCCTGTTTGTACCAGTTTACATCTATGGAATTACTAATGGGGAATAATAAGCTTCTATGTGAGAATTGTActgaaaagaaacagaagtaccaaaaggaaaataattctgCAG aaaagaaagcagaaggagTTTATACTAATGCCAGGAAGCAATTGCTTATTTCTGCTGCTCCAGCTATTCTAATTCTCCATCTTAAAAGATTCCATCag GCTGGCTTGAGTCTTCGTAAAGTAAACAGACATGTAGATTTTCCACTTACGCTTGATTTAGCACCATTCTGTTCTGCTGCTTGTAAG aatgtaagtGTGGGAGACAAAGTTCTCTATGGTCTCTATGGCATAGTGGAACACAGTGGCTCAATGAGAGGAGGGCATTACACTGCTTATGTGAAAGTGAGAGTACCCTCCAGGAAATTATTGGAACATATCACCGGAAAGAAAAATGTATCTG gtttGAAAGAACCAGATAGTGAATCAGGAGGCCAGTGGGTCCATGTTAGTGACACTTATGTGCAGGTGGTTCCGGAATCGAGAGCACTTAGTGCACAAGCTTATCTTCTTTTTTATGAAAGAATATTGTAA